A stretch of DNA from Candidatus Poribacteria bacterium:
TCATTGGCGAAAGGGGGAGAAAGAAGCTTTTTATAGTAGACAGCTATACAGGGAAGATCCTACTTGAAATACCCATGTTCAAGTTCTCACCCTACTCGGTAGCTTCTGTTAAATGGTCATCTGACGGTAAATTTATGGCTTGTCTTCTTTTGCGGAAACATAAAATCGGGGTGATAGATACGAACACATGGAAGGTGAAGGAGGTGACGAAGAACGGCGAAATTGCTGGTATGTTCGACTTATCGAAAAACGGGTGGATCGCCTTCAAAAGCAAGGACAATAAGGGTTTTTATCTGAAGGTGATAACACCTGAAGGGGAAGAGATTCGAAAATATCAACTTCCGGGTTTCACTGACTTGGATACCCTCTCCTGGTCACCCGGTGGTGACCGGATTATCTTTGCGGGTTCACAAGATAAAGGGAAGGAGCTTCTCTACCTGCTTGATCTGAGAACCGGTAGGATAAAGAGCACAGGGGTTGAGGGTGGTCGTCCTGATTGGTGGGGAGGATATACAGCTGTTGAGCTCCCGAATCTGTTTAATACCTTATGGGGTTTAATCAAAATAAAGGAATGAAGTGGGAAATCGAAGCTGAGGGCGATCAGGGATGGGTGGAGGCATTTAAGGTTC
This window harbors:
- a CDS encoding PD40 domain-containing protein encodes the protein MRSFLIVWIHLLLISSIFHQAMADRLAFVKNCDIYVADIDTEGDIRKIRNITNHPACDSDPSWSPDGKRIAFSSNRDGFFNLFIMGANGENPLPLSKEIDSLSFDWSSDGKRMIIEGELIGERGRKKLFIVDSYTGKILLEIPMFKFSPYSVASVKWSSDGKFMACLLLRKHKIGVIDTNTWKVKEVTKNGEIAGMFDLSKNGWIAFKSKDNKGFYLKVITPEGEEIRKYQLPGFTDLDTLSWSPGGDRIIFAGSQDKGKELLYLLDLRTGRIKSTGVEGGRPDWWGGYTAVELPNLFNTLWGLIKIKE